A genomic window from Triticum urartu cultivar G1812 chromosome 7, Tu2.1, whole genome shotgun sequence includes:
- the LOC125520633 gene encoding probable indole-3-pyruvate monooxygenase YUCCA11 yields the protein MENSAPPVIIVGAGPSGLAASACLARRGVDSIVLERDDCVGSLWQKRAYDRLHLHLPKQASALPHLPHADDAPAYLPRDHFVRYLDAYADRFAVRARLRLRREVRSARFIVDEGRWEVDAVHLGTGDTEQYVARYLVVATGEFDEKVFPVVPGLDTFPGEAIHASEYRSAEGMRGKEVLVVGCGNSGMEIALDLAQAGAAASIVVRGELHLMTREIMNASTALFAYLPVWMIDRLAVFACRVVFGDTARHGLRRPDVGPFTRKIQSNVYPVIDVGTYDKIKSGQIQVLPAMTNIEGDVVEFSGGERRRFDAIVFATGYRSMAKKWLKSDDGGLIGDDGMASGRSPKGGNGLYRAGLAGRGIYGSGTDGEFIAEDISRLLRQGSGDDDGDGV from the exons ATGGAAAACAGCGCGCCGCCGGTGATCATCGTTGGGGCGGGGCCGTCGGGGCTGGCGGCGTCGGCCTGCCTGGCGCGGCGCGGGGTGGATAGCATCGTACTGGAGCGGGATGACTGCGTCGGCTCGCTATGGCAGAAGCGCGCCTACGATCGTCTCCACCTGCACCTCCCCAAGCAAGCAAGCGCGCTCCCCCACCTGCCGCACGCCGACGACGCGCCGGCCTACCTCCCCCGCGACCACTTCGTCCGCTACCTCGACGCCTACGCCGACCGCTTCGCCGTGCGCGcgcgcctccgcctccgccgcgagGTCCGATCCGCGCGCTTCATTGTGGACGAAGGCCGATGGGAGGTTGACGCCGTCCACCTCGGCACCGGCGACACGGAGCAGTACGTGGCGAGGTACCTGGTGGTGGCCACGGGGGAGTTCGACGAGAAGGTCTTCCCCGTGGTGCCCGGGCTGGACACGTTCCCTGGCGAGGCCATCCACGCCAGCGAGTACCGGTCCGCCGAGGGGATGCGGGGAAAGGAGGTGCTCGTCGTCGGCTGCGGCAACTCCGGAATGGAGATCGCCCTGGACCTCGCCCAGGCCGGCGCCGCGGCCTCCATCGTCGTCCGCGGCGAGCTCCACCTCATGACGAGGGAGATCATGAACGCGTCCACGGCGCTGTTCGCCTACCTGCCCGTCTGGATGATCGACCGGCTGGCGGTGTTCGCATGCCGCGTCGTCTTCGGCGACACGGCCAGGCACGGCCTCCGGCGGCCCGACGTAGGGCCCTTCACCAGAAAGATCCAGAGCAACGTCTACCCAGTCATCGACGTCGGCACCTACGACAAGATCAAGAGCGGCCAGATCCAGGTGCTGCCGGCGATGACGAACATCGAAGGGGACGTGGTGGAATTCTCCGGCGGGGAGCGGCGCCGCTTCGACGCCATCGTCTTCGCCACCGGGTACCGCAGCATGGCAAAGAAGTGGCTCAAG AGCGACGACGGCGGGCTGATCGGTGACGACGGGATGGCGTCCGGGAGATCTCCCAAGGGGGGGAACGGGCTGTACCGTGCGGGGCTGGCAGGGAGAGGGATCTACGGCAGCGGCACAGACGGGGAGTTCATCGCGGAGGACATTAGCAGGCTGCTCCGGCAGGGCTccggcgacgacgacggcgatGGGGTCTAG